The following nucleotide sequence is from Mastacembelus armatus unplaced genomic scaffold, fMasArm1.2, whole genome shotgun sequence.
GGGGGCGTTTGACAGCCAGTCAACCATCAAAGACTGTGCCACGCTGTTCGCCCTGAGCACCATGACCAGCTCTGTCCAGGTCTGTTTGAACTCAGGTCTCTCAGGATTCAGGTTCTGTGTTTGGAGATTTGAAGTGATGAAGGTCTCGGTGTGACAGATGGGTTCAGGATTTGGTTTGTCGTGTTTCAGGTGTACAACCTGTCCCAGAACGTCCAAGAAGATGATCTCCAGCACCTCCAGGTCAGCATCAGCCTGCAGGGCGCCTACTTACTACTCAACAGCTTATGGGCACCTTTTGGACTCAAATATGGTCTGTCCAAATGAAATAAGCTGATCTGGTCACACAATAACAAAACGAAGCTAAATCTGTAGTCCCCAGAAATGTAAGGAAGGAGAGTCTAGAGATCCTTATTCTTCCTACGCAGCgttcacacatacagagacaacAGTTGGCTGTCTCTGGGCTGTAGTTCTGGGGGTGTGTACGTGCTctgctttctttctcctccactgaGGTTCATGTCGCTCCATGTTCTCGTTAGGTCGGCAGAAAGTTTTGCTTCCAGTCCTGAAAATGATGCCTCTGCTTTGAGCGCGACAGAGCAGCTGTTTCCCTGTGTAGAAGACGAGTGATGTTTTCTGACGTGTCTGTGTCGGGATTAAACCCATCAGGCGGCCATATGAGGCAGAAACTGACAGATCTTCCATCTTTGGTCCGAACTGCTTCAGAGATCGTGGGTCAGACAGTGAGGCCATGGGCTGATGTTCTTTTGGACTTCACACTCGAACAGTTTAGATGATGTTTTTCCCTCCTCCCCGCAGTTTGATGAAGCCCATCTGGTTCTTAACGTTAGTTTTAAGTAAAACTTTTGTaattaacttaatatttttgaAAGACTAAGTATGATAAAGTATCATCATGGCCACAAACTGTCAGAGCAGCTGTTTCCTTTTGCTTCCAAACAAAGGTGAATCTTATTTCTTGCAGCGGCAGCAAACAGCGTCCAGACGGTACATGTTTACTGAAACCGTGATTTGTTTCCTCTCAGCTCTTCACGGAGTATGGGCGACTGGCCATGGAGGAAGTCTACAAGAAACCTTTTCAGGTAAGATCTGATGACCATGGTGTCCTCAAAAGATTCTGTTGCAGCGTTGAAGAAACTAAACAGCGTGTGTGAGCTTGTTAAAAAACTGGAATCTATTTAAATATGGCATTGTTTATCTTTGTGTTCCTTTAAGACGGCAGCAGGTGAGCCTGTGTCTTAGTGagtccagagactgacagcaccagtGAAAGTGCCGACCAGTCTCAGCTGCTGGAGCCAACACAAGCAGCCTCGAATGACCTTTAATCGATTATCAATAATTTAAATGCCTTTCTCTTTTCAGACACTGATGTTCCTGATCAGAGACTGGAGTTACCCCTACGAGCATCCGTATGGGCTGGAGGGAGGACAAAGCTTCCTGGAGAAACGGCTGCAGGTGAATTTCTCTGGACCCTGGAGCAGCTGAGGAGTTTTTCTCTGGTGTTAACACATTTACATCTGTCCAGGTGAAGCAGAACCAACATGAGGAGCTGCAGAACGTCAGGAAACACATCCACTCCTGCTTCTCCAACATCAGATGCTTCCTGCTGCCACACCCTGGCCTCAAGGTGGCCACCAACCCCCAGTTCGACGGCCGGCTCAGAGGTAATCAACCAGCAGGCCACAGGGACCTTCGTGTCAGCAGCACTTCCACAGCAATAAAACATGATGggtgcagagaaaaacaatgggagcacaaatcatttttaaacaggGCTGTAAACATTGATCCAACATTTCTACCTAAATGTAGCATCGTAAATTAAACGTAgaggtttgttttattgttgaaaacacacattaaatgAGTCCATTAATTATCACACCAGTCACTAACTAAACTAAAGCCTGAGCCATCAACTAACCCTGTAATCATCTAACGCAGAGATCGATACGGTCAAAGTCATTGCCGTCCTGTCAACCGTCCTCTGGGCTTCAGTAGGAAACGGGTCGGGGTGGGCGTAGTGCTCCTTAGTGCTCCTTTGTACCGCACTAACCAGTAAATGGGTTTGTGAAGATCAGGCGACAGCTGGTTTGTGTTTGACACCTTGAGTCGAGGCGCgtctgctgcagcagcctgcagatCTTTTCCAACGAGGCCCGGCCTGGTCGTGGTGTGGGGGTTGTTACAGCTCAGGAAAAGCAGGTTGAATCATATAAGTTGGAGTCACAATGGAGCCTCAGATTTACACCTCCCCCAGGACTGTGGGAGTCGTTTCTTAACTGTTACCATGGAGAAACAGGCAAAGATGGAGACACACATCCTAGAAGACTAGTACAAGATTTCTTCTGTCCCCTCCAGGAGGGGACACTACCTGTAGGTGGACTTCCATCACAGTGCAGTGCAGATTTTAACAAAATCCATCTGTTTCTGTTGAGAATTAATGTTTGACCAACTCACAGagacaggatttttttttttcttacagccCCAGATTCTGTCGTAGTTCAGAGCTCTGCTGGTGGTCCACAATGTTTTATTACTCATTTTTCTTCTGCATCTCAGACATCGACGAGGACTTCAAGAAGGAGCTGGTGACGCTCATCCCAACGCTGCTGTCTCCAGAAAACCTGGTGGAAAAAGAGATCGGTGGAGTGAAGATCACCTGCAGGGACCTGCTGCACTACTTCAAAGTCCGTTTAGGTTTTTCCTTTGCTCAGATGTTGTGAATGTTCTTCTCATGAACCAAATCAGTTTGATGGTTAAAGGAACTTCTCTGCTCagtgtatgtacatgtgttttcAGGCCTACATGAAGATCTACCAGGGAGAGGAGCTTCCACACCCCAAGTCGATGCTGCAGGTCAGTTGAGTTCAGCTCCACCTGCTGGACACTTAAAGCAGCTGCGCTCGGACAGTGTGATGCTGCAGATCAACTACAGCAGGTTTCTTGTGGAATGTAGATTGAAATATTCAGGTCTTAGTACGTGTTTTATTGAGTGTAGTACTTCCTGTGTACAGTCCACTCCTGTTAGGAACGTCAGCTCTCAGTTCAAGTAAACAGCCTTTGTTGATCTTTTCAGATGCTCCTCAGTAATTTAACCCTTTGCATTCTTGTTAAACACCTGGTCAAAGTATATTGAGAGTAAACTGGAAGCTTCAACATGGTTTTGGTCTCTTGTCAAACGTACCAACAGACCCCTTGTTGTGGGGTACAGGACGTAGTCTGTGATTGGATGTCACATTTAGTCCATGTGGGCTGGGGTCTGTGTACTGTTAGTGGTGCTTAATGGAGGCTTTAAGTCAAAGGATGGTTACTGAAGCCCAGGGCTATTGGACTGTACTGTCTGAGTTCTGGTTTTACCAGTCCTGGTCTTGGTGCTGGTGTTGGTGGTTCTAATACTCGGAGTGTAAAACGTGCTGCGGTCAGGATTAACGTCACCCACAGGGAAACACACAATCACTGCTGACGTGAATCTGAATGggactttgtgtttttgttacctAGGCAACGGCTGAAGCCAATAACCTCGCAGCTGTAGCAGGAGCCAAAGACGTGTACAACAAAACCATGGAGCAGGTAACTGTTCTCTGGGGGTCACATGTGCACCTTTTGTTCCATTATGTTTCTCGTTAACCTCCTGTGTCCTGGCCTCAGATCTGCGGTGGAGACAAACCCTACATTTCCCCCTCGGAGCTGGAGCGCCGTCACGTGGAGCTGCGGCAGGCGTCGGTGCGACACTTCCGCTCCGTTAAGAAGATGGGTGGTGAGGATTTCTGCCGCCGCTaccaggagcagctggaggCGGAGCTCGACGAGGCCTACGCCAACTTCTGCAAGCACAACGACGGCAAAAACATCTTCTACGCGGCACGGACTCCCGCCACGCTCTTCGCCCTCATGTTCGTCATGTACGTGGTGTCGCTGGTCACCGGCTTCGTGGGCATCAGCTCTGTGGCCACGCTCTGTAACCTGGTGATGGGCGTGGCTCTGACGGCGCTCTGCATCTGGGCTTACGTCAAATATTCTGGAGAGTTTCGAGAGGTCGGGGGAGTCATCGACCAGGTGGCCGAAACCCTCTGGGAACAGGTGAGGACGGCTTCAGTTTTCTGGTCTGGCTCCATCTGTCATTAGTTTCTGAAGCTGAAATCATCGTCACGATCGTGGCCTCGGCTACGAAGAGGCCAGTGATTAGTGAAGCTTCATCCTGACCCGCTTCATTTGGTTTCATTGACTCGAACTGTGTTAGTGTCACAaccttcctcttccttttcctctaacgcttcctctttcttctctctctcggTGCTTTCAGAGGACTCCACGAAAGGTGAGCACTGAGCACCTGCACAGGTCTACTCAGAAGTTAAAGCTTCAGTGAGAACTGATCGGACTGAATTAATGAAATGAGTCAAAGAGCAGAACCGAGTACAAACACAAGATGGAACATACATTTTAACAAAGCTCAAGGTTTAGATGTTTCATTCAGTTTGGACAACAAATAATGTGGTTCAGAGTCCGTGGAAAGTGTAAAACAACTTTATCTGCCTGGtgattttattgattgattgaagaGGCAGGTCTTGTCAGTCTTGTTAATAATTTCCAGGAGCCTTGACTCCTCTGCTCTGTGCTGAAGGACTCGTTCTCTCTTCCTGCAGATTTTCTCCAAACTCTTCGAGGTGGCTCGGAGTCGAGTCCCGTTGGGGAGCCTGATCCCAGCCCCGCGTCCCCGGCTCGCCTCGAACAACAAcgtgaagaagaaaaactagCTGCGGCCTCCTCGGTCCTTCTTCGCCCCCTCACTCCCCCTCTGCTCGGTTTTGAAACGGCGTTTTGAGGACGGTTTGAGATGTGCAGCCTGTTTGTCTTCTGACTGAAGAGGCGGCTCCTCGCTGGGCCGGCTGTAGGTTTAAGGACTCGCTGTATCCCTGGacgtctgtttttgtctgtgtgtgggtttatTTATTGGTGGGAGGGACCACTATTCTATCACAGTCATCCAGGTATGTGTTCACCTGTTAACGCGACGTCAGTGATTCCCGTTTATGTGAATGTATGAATGCAGAGCATGACCACATGGTTTCCCTCCTGTCGTCTCTATCAGGTTTCTGTCGCTGGGCGGCGTCACGACCAAAGTTTACAGCTTTACTCCCAGATGCTCGGGCCGAGCCGcaggcaggaagctgcagcaGCCCTGAGCTGCTTCTTCCCCAGAGTCACAAACTCACATGTTCCTTTTAGGTTTGAACAGTCCTGCAGGAGGACGACTGCAGCCCACCTCACGCCGCAGTGGCTGGTGTTTCAAAACTGAAGCTGTAGGAACAGGAGCCTTAACAGATCTGCTAAAAGATTTTAGGCTGCAGCTTAAACAATCCCATCCTCTCTCTAAACACCTTTAACAAACATTAAGAACACACTGTTGTCGTGTGTGTTTGAGTAAACAGTTACAGTTAGTGGTTACACGTGTTTGGTTCTCGGACAAAGCTCCTGCAGTGACTGTTCCAGTACTAGAGGCCACGTGTGGGTCTCACTCTGGGGAAGTAGAACAGTGAAAATCTCTTTAAGAAGCTGCTGCCTGCTGGTCTgcagctcagtgcaccgacaGACACAGGAACAATTATTTTAGACCAGTCAGTTTGATTCCAAActgtttttagctcttttcTTTTATGCTCAGCCTTTTGGGGGAACATGTTCTGTTTCTGAGGAGTTCAGGGCTGGGGTCGGTGCAG
It contains:
- the LOC113140180 gene encoding atlastin-2 isoform X1, which produces MAAEWSRLEQRNHKNSIFTAGGHRFKPDSSEMRREEDEDDLLEEEEDEEVSMARPVQIVVADEDEHSFSLQEEVLERLLLREELQDLHVVVVSVAGAFRKGKSFLLDFMLRYMYQQSTISWIGSENEPLTGFKWRGGCERETTGILAWSEVFVVEKPDGCKVAVLLIDTQGAFDSQSTIKDCATLFALSTMTSSVQVYNLSQNVQEDDLQHLQLFTEYGRLAMEEVYKKPFQTLMFLIRDWSYPYEHPYGLEGGQSFLEKRLQVKQNQHEELQNVRKHIHSCFSNIRCFLLPHPGLKVATNPQFDGRLRDIDEDFKKELVTLIPTLLSPENLVEKEIGGVKITCRDLLHYFKAYMKIYQGEELPHPKSMLQATAEANNLAAVAGAKDVYNKTMEQICGGDKPYISPSELERRHVELRQASVRHFRSVKKMGGEDFCRRYQEQLEAELDEAYANFCKHNDGKNIFYAARTPATLFALMFVMYVVSLVTGFVGISSVATLCNLVMGVALTALCIWAYVKYSGEFREVGGVIDQVAETLWEQRTPRKIFSKLFEVARSRVPLGSLIPAPRPRLASNNNVKKKN
- the LOC113140180 gene encoding atlastin-2 isoform X2; translated protein: MAAEWSRLEQRNHKNSIFTAGGHRFKPDSSEMRREEDEDDLLEEEEDEEVSMARPVQIVVADEDEHSFSLQEEVLERLLLREELQDLHVVVVSVAGAFRKGKSFLLDFMLRYMYQQSTISWIGSENEPLTGFKWRGGCERETTGILAWSEVFVVEKPDGCKVAVLLIDTQGAFDSQSTIKDCATLFALSTMTSSVQVYNLSQNVQEDDLQHLQLFTEYGRLAMEEVYKKPFQTLMFLIRDWSYPYEHPYGLEGGQSFLEKRLQVKQNQHEELQNVRKHIHSCFSNIRCFLLPHPGLKVATNPQFDGRLRDIDEDFKKELVTLIPTLLSPENLVEKEIGGVKITCRDLLHYFKAYMKIYQGEELPHPKSMLQATAEANNLAAVAGAKDVYNKTMEQICGGDKPYISPSELERRHVELRQASVRHFRSVKKMGGEDFCRRYQEQLEAELDEAYANFCKHNDGKNIFYAARTPATLFALMFVMYVVSLVTGFVGISSVATLCNLVMGVALTALCIWAYVKYSGEFREVGGVIDQVAETLWEQIFSKLFEVARSRVPLGSLIPAPRPRLASNNNVKKKN